A single Prevotella sp. E15-22 DNA region contains:
- a CDS encoding efflux RND transporter permease subunit: MTFTNFIKRPVLSTVISILIVVLGVIGLFSLPIEQYPDIAPPTVVVHTQYPGADAETVKNSVITPLEESINGVEGMDYIQSTAGAGSAQISILFRQGMNADMCAVNVQNRVQQALALLPAEVTRIGVTVMKRQTSQVLMFTLTSEDGRYDDEFLTNYNNINIIPAIKRIQGVGDVQSPGLKTYAMRIWLKPDVMKQYNLMPSDISNVLAEQNIEAAPGTFGEQSNVAYEYSLRYTGRLKSAEEFGNIIISSDADGQTLKLKDVARIELGGQMYSVAMKNNNLPSVLGMVQQIAGSNANEIAKQVKAELEEQAKLFPPGMTYKINYDVTEFLYASIEEVIFTLFFTLILVFIVIYVFLQDWRSTLIPLIAVPVSLIGTFFFLNVMGFSINLLTLSALLLAIAIVVDDAIVVVEAVHAKLDQGYKSALTASIDAMNEISGAIISITLVMASVFIPVSFLGGTTGTFYREFGVTMAVSIFISALNALTLSPALCAIFLKPHSKDGEKKLSRIDRFHLAFNTSYNKILGKYKNSIEKTVRKPFRMMLFTVIGIAALVGTMYTTKSGLVPSEDTGTVFCTISMPPATSVARTRQIINEVDSILAADPAIQAREQIQGYNFIAGSGSDQATFIIKLKPFSQRQKGFWWKLSGLWEGDGIYRFFVNPLDAQMVIAQIFIKTAHIKDASILAFSPPMIPGYSLSSGVSLVMQDRTGGDLNKFYDIVKNYIAELNKRPEIQMAQTSYNPAYPQYMVHVDVAKCKQVGVSPATILSTLQGYYGGLYASNFNAYGKLFRVMIQGSPETRQTEESLNSIYVRTPSGMSPVKEFCRLERVYGPSNINRFNLFTSINVTATVNDGFSSGEAIKACQEVASTTLPTGYTYEYSGLTREEAKASNSTWIIFVLCFLFIYLILSAQYESYILPLAVVLSVPFGLAGCFLFTTVFGHSNDIYMQISLIMLIGLLAKNAILIVQFALERRQTGMAISWSAVLGAAARLRPILMTSLAMVIGLLPMMFASGVGKNGNQTLGAAAIGGMLIGTLCQIFVVPALFVLFQSLQEKFSPMKFEGDEENPDVTTELQQYAKRSVDYELEK; the protein is encoded by the coding sequence ATGACATTTACGAATTTTATCAAGCGCCCAGTATTGTCGACGGTGATCTCTATCCTCATCGTTGTCCTGGGTGTCATCGGACTTTTCTCACTGCCTATTGAGCAGTATCCGGATATTGCACCGCCTACTGTTGTGGTGCACACTCAGTATCCCGGTGCCGATGCCGAGACGGTGAAAAACTCGGTTATCACCCCGTTGGAGGAGAGTATCAACGGTGTGGAAGGCATGGACTATATCCAGTCAACAGCTGGTGCAGGTTCGGCACAGATTAGCATCCTGTTCCGTCAGGGCATGAATGCTGATATGTGTGCTGTGAACGTGCAGAACCGCGTGCAGCAGGCTCTGGCCCTGTTGCCTGCCGAGGTAACACGTATCGGTGTGACGGTGATGAAGCGTCAGACCTCTCAGGTGCTGATGTTTACCTTGACTTCTGAGGACGGTCGTTACGACGACGAGTTCCTGACCAACTACAACAACATTAACATCATCCCTGCCATCAAGCGTATTCAGGGTGTGGGTGATGTGCAGAGCCCAGGCTTGAAGACCTATGCCATGCGTATCTGGCTGAAGCCCGATGTGATGAAGCAGTACAACCTGATGCCTTCTGACATCAGCAACGTGCTGGCTGAGCAGAACATTGAGGCCGCTCCTGGTACCTTTGGTGAGCAGTCGAACGTGGCCTACGAGTATTCACTGCGCTATACAGGTCGTTTGAAGTCGGCCGAGGAGTTTGGAAACATCATCATTTCGAGCGATGCTGATGGTCAGACCCTGAAACTGAAGGATGTGGCTCGCATTGAGTTGGGTGGCCAGATGTATTCTGTGGCCATGAAGAACAACAATCTGCCTTCTGTGCTGGGTATGGTGCAGCAGATTGCCGGTTCTAACGCCAACGAGATTGCCAAGCAGGTGAAGGCCGAACTCGAGGAGCAGGCTAAGCTGTTCCCGCCGGGCATGACCTATAAGATTAACTATGATGTGACGGAGTTCCTATATGCCTCTATCGAGGAGGTGATCTTCACCCTGTTCTTCACGCTGATCCTGGTGTTTATCGTAATCTACGTGTTCCTGCAGGACTGGCGTTCAACGCTGATTCCTCTGATTGCCGTACCTGTGTCACTGATTGGTACGTTCTTCTTCCTCAACGTGATGGGCTTCTCTATCAACCTACTCACGCTGTCGGCACTGCTGCTGGCCATCGCCATTGTGGTGGACGATGCTATCGTGGTGGTTGAGGCCGTGCATGCTAAGTTGGACCAGGGTTATAAGAGTGCGCTGACTGCCTCTATCGATGCCATGAACGAGATCTCGGGTGCTATCATCTCTATCACGCTGGTGATGGCTTCTGTGTTCATCCCCGTGTCGTTCCTGGGTGGCACCACGGGTACGTTCTATCGTGAGTTTGGTGTGACGATGGCTGTGTCTATCTTCATCTCGGCTCTGAACGCCTTGACGCTGTCGCCTGCCCTGTGTGCTATCTTCCTGAAGCCCCACAGTAAGGATGGTGAGAAGAAACTGAGTCGCATTGACCGTTTCCACCTGGCATTCAACACCTCATATAATAAGATTCTGGGTAAGTATAAGAACAGCATCGAGAAAACCGTGCGCAAGCCGTTCAGGATGATGCTGTTTACAGTGATAGGTATTGCTGCATTGGTTGGCACGATGTATACCACCAAGAGTGGATTGGTGCCCAGTGAGGATACGGGTACGGTGTTCTGTACCATCTCTATGCCTCCCGCTACTTCTGTGGCTCGCACCCGTCAGATTATCAACGAGGTGGATAGTATCTTGGCTGCTGATCCTGCCATTCAGGCACGTGAGCAGATTCAGGGTTATAACTTCATTGCCGGTTCTGGTTCAGACCAGGCTACCTTCATCATCAAGCTAAAGCCTTTCTCTCAGCGTCAGAAAGGTTTCTGGTGGAAACTCTCAGGTCTGTGGGAGGGTGATGGCATCTATCGTTTCTTCGTGAATCCGCTGGATGCCCAGATGGTGATTGCTCAGATCTTTATCAAGACGGCTCACATCAAGGATGCCTCTATTTTGGCCTTCTCGCCCCCAATGATTCCTGGTTACTCGTTGAGCAGCGGTGTGTCGTTGGTGATGCAGGACCGCACAGGTGGCGATTTGAACAAGTTCTATGATATTGTGAAGAACTATATCGCAGAGCTGAATAAGCGTCCTGAGATTCAGATGGCGCAGACATCATACAACCCTGCCTATCCACAGTACATGGTACATGTCGATGTGGCTAAGTGTAAGCAGGTTGGTGTGTCGCCTGCAACCATTCTCAGCACGCTGCAGGGATACTATGGTGGTCTCTATGCCTCAAACTTCAATGCTTATGGTAAGCTGTTCCGTGTGATGATCCAGGGCTCGCCCGAGACCCGACAGACGGAGGAGTCGCTGAACAGCATCTATGTGCGCACCCCGTCGGGTATGTCGCCTGTGAAGGAGTTCTGTCGTTTGGAGCGTGTCTATGGTCCTTCTAACATCAACCGCTTCAACCTGTTTACCTCTATCAACGTGACGGCAACGGTGAACGACGGTTTCTCTTCGGGTGAGGCTATCAAGGCTTGTCAGGAGGTGGCTTCTACCACGCTGCCCACTGGTTATACCTACGAATACTCTGGTCTGACCCGTGAGGAGGCTAAGGCATCTAACTCAACATGGATTATCTTCGTACTCTGCTTCCTCTTCATCTACCTGATCCTGTCGGCACAGTACGAGTCGTACATCCTGCCTCTGGCCGTGGTTCTCTCTGTACCATTCGGTTTGGCTGGCTGTTTCCTGTTCACTACGGTCTTTGGCCACTCGAACGATATCTACATGCAGATCTCGCTCATCATGCTGATTGGTCTATTGGCTAAGAACGCCATCCTGATTGTGCAGTTCGCCCTTGAGCGTCGTCAGACTGGTATGGCCATCTCATGGTCGGCCGTGCTGGGTGCCGCTGCCCGTCTGCGTCCTATCCTGATGACGTCTCTGGCTATGGTTATCGGTCTGCTGCCTATGATGTTCGCATCGGGCGTAGGTAAGAATGGTAACCAGACGCTGGGTGCCGCTGCTATTGGCGGTATGTTGATTGGTACGCTGTGTCAGATTTTCGTTGTGCCCGCCCTGTTTGTGCTCTTCCAGAGTCTGCAGGAGAAGTTCAGTCCTATGAAGTTCGAGGGTGACGAGGAGAATCCTGATGTGACCACTGAGTTACAGCAGTATGCAAAGCGTTCTGTGGATTATGAATTGGAAAAATAA
- a CDS encoding TolC family protein, which translates to MLTSCGLYNKYERPDVNTQGLVRDIQNDGDTLALNSDENFGNLPWREVFTDPQLQGLIEQALENNVDLRNAALNVKMMETALTVSKLAFLPSVAFAPQGTISQVQMDGASVSRTYQLPISATWNLDLFGNLLSQKRSAQMKLLATKDYQVAVQTKIICGVANLYYTLMMLDEQLAIVTDMEGLTKDTWDMMKLQMELGRARSTSVQTAEANYYSVQAKKADLKQQIREMENSMSLLLNEPGHQIARGKFYNQSLPTTFSAGVGIQLLSNRADVHSAEMALAQCFYDTETARSRFYPNLSITGTAMFTNNLGTIVNPGKWILSAVGALTQPIFQHGQIVAGLKVAKAQQEQALNTFQNTILKAGNEVSNALLAYNTCDEKSKLDEKQVKIYEQNVEDTKLLYTSKGSTYLEVIQAQNGLLNARISKVTDDFNKMQAVVNLYQALGGGSK; encoded by the coding sequence ATGTTGACCAGCTGCGGTCTCTACAACAAATATGAGCGTCCTGACGTGAACACGCAGGGACTGGTGCGCGACATCCAGAATGATGGCGATACACTGGCGCTCAACAGTGATGAGAACTTCGGCAACCTGCCTTGGCGCGAGGTATTTACCGATCCTCAGCTGCAGGGTCTCATTGAACAGGCGTTGGAAAACAATGTGGACCTGCGCAATGCTGCCCTCAACGTGAAGATGATGGAGACGGCACTCACCGTGTCGAAACTGGCTTTCCTGCCCTCTGTGGCTTTCGCTCCTCAGGGCACTATCAGTCAGGTGCAGATGGACGGAGCCTCTGTTTCTCGTACCTATCAGTTGCCCATCAGCGCTACATGGAACCTCGACCTTTTTGGTAACCTGCTCTCGCAGAAGCGCTCGGCACAGATGAAACTGCTGGCCACTAAGGATTATCAGGTGGCTGTGCAGACCAAGATTATCTGTGGTGTGGCCAACCTCTACTATACGCTGATGATGCTCGACGAGCAGTTGGCTATTGTTACTGATATGGAGGGACTCACCAAGGATACTTGGGATATGATGAAGTTGCAGATGGAGTTGGGTCGCGCCCGTTCTACCAGTGTGCAGACGGCTGAGGCCAACTACTACAGCGTGCAGGCCAAGAAGGCCGACCTGAAACAGCAGATTCGCGAGATGGAAAACTCGATGTCGCTGCTGCTCAACGAGCCTGGTCATCAGATTGCCCGTGGCAAGTTCTACAACCAGAGCCTGCCCACCACATTCTCTGCTGGCGTAGGCATCCAGTTGCTCTCTAACCGTGCCGATGTTCACTCTGCCGAGATGGCACTGGCCCAGTGCTTCTACGACACCGAGACGGCCCGCTCACGTTTCTATCCCAACCTGAGCATCACGGGTACGGCGATGTTTACCAATAACCTGGGAACGATTGTCAACCCTGGCAAGTGGATCCTCTCTGCTGTTGGTGCGCTCACACAGCCCATCTTCCAGCACGGACAGATTGTGGCTGGTCTGAAGGTGGCTAAGGCTCAGCAGGAGCAGGCACTGAATACCTTCCAGAACACCATCCTGAAGGCTGGTAACGAGGTGAGCAATGCTCTCTTGGCCTATAACACTTGCGACGAGAAGAGTAAGCTTGACGAGAAGCAGGTGAAGATCTACGAGCAGAACGTGGAGGACACCAAGTTGCTCTACACCTCGAAGGGCTCTACCTATCTGGAGGTGATCCAGGCTCAGAATGGATTGCTGAACGCTCGCATCTCGAAGGTCACCGACGACTTCAACAAGATGCAGGCTGTGGTGAACCTCTATCAGGCTCTGGGAGGCGGTAGTAAATAA
- the lpxA gene encoding acyl-ACP--UDP-N-acetylglucosamine O-acyltransferase: MASEISPKAEISPKAKIGDNCKIYPFVYIEDDVEIGDNCIIFPFVSILSGTRMGKNNKVHQGSVIAALPQDFDFRGEKSECIIGDGNIIRENVVINRATHAGGQTVIGNENVLMEGAHISHDTKVGNRCVFGYGTKIAGDCEIEDGVIFSSSVIANAGVRVGRAAMVQAGTTFSKDVPPGIICTKRVEFGGINTTMCKFYGIDDKVIKHMANAYRLVFHGQTSLFDAVIQIEEQVPDSPEIRHIIEFMRNTKLGIITKM, encoded by the coding sequence ATGGCAAGCGAAATTAGTCCAAAAGCTGAGATATCGCCTAAGGCGAAGATTGGCGACAACTGTAAGATATATCCCTTCGTGTATATCGAGGACGACGTGGAGATTGGTGATAACTGTATCATCTTCCCCTTTGTCAGCATCCTTAGTGGTACGCGCATGGGCAAGAATAATAAGGTGCACCAGGGTTCTGTGATTGCTGCTCTGCCTCAGGATTTTGATTTCCGTGGCGAGAAGTCGGAGTGCATCATCGGCGATGGCAACATCATCCGCGAGAATGTGGTTATCAACCGTGCCACCCATGCCGGTGGACAGACCGTTATCGGCAACGAGAACGTGCTGATGGAAGGTGCCCATATCTCGCACGACACCAAGGTGGGCAACCGCTGTGTCTTCGGCTACGGCACCAAGATTGCCGGTGACTGCGAGATTGAGGATGGCGTCATCTTCTCTTCCAGCGTCATTGCTAATGCTGGCGTTCGCGTGGGTCGTGCTGCGATGGTGCAGGCCGGTACCACCTTCTCGAAGGACGTGCCACCGGGCATCATCTGTACCAAACGCGTGGAGTTTGGCGGCATCAACACCACCATGTGTAAGTTCTATGGCATCGACGACAAGGTGATAAAGCATATGGCTAACGCCTATCGTTTGGTGTTCCACGGTCAGACCTCCCTCTTCGATGCTGTGATTCAGATTGAGGAGCAGGTGCCTGACAGTCCCGAGATACGTCACATCATCGAGTTTATGCGCAATACGAAGTTGGGCATCATCACGAAGATGTAA
- a CDS encoding RNA polymerase sigma factor, translating into MEKETVISAVALRDETLLIRRILDGQTALFRQLAGRYAGQVLRMVARLIPSPEEAEEVTQDVLFEAYQSLARYDAQKASFQTWLLSIAYHTALKHYRQRRRHIATIDVKQQWLDTIPDAEADALLDDTTAHRVALMEKAIDQLKPDDQMLLNLYYFDNRSVRDIAVIASHDEPYIYSRLQWIRKKLAIIIKTLESNEER; encoded by the coding sequence ATGGAAAAAGAAACAGTCATTTCAGCCGTAGCCTTACGGGATGAGACGCTCCTCATACGTCGCATCCTTGACGGACAGACCGCGCTCTTCCGTCAGCTTGCTGGCCGGTATGCAGGACAGGTGTTGCGGATGGTGGCTCGACTGATACCTTCGCCAGAAGAAGCAGAGGAGGTTACACAGGATGTTCTGTTCGAAGCCTACCAAAGTCTTGCCCGCTATGATGCGCAAAAGGCCAGTTTTCAAACCTGGCTCCTGAGCATTGCTTACCACACGGCATTGAAGCACTACAGACAGCGCCGAAGGCATATTGCCACCATCGATGTGAAACAACAATGGCTCGACACCATTCCTGATGCTGAGGCCGACGCCCTGCTCGATGATACTACCGCCCATCGCGTGGCACTCATGGAGAAGGCCATCGACCAGTTGAAGCCCGACGACCAGATGCTGCTCAACCTCTATTACTTCGACAACCGGTCCGTCAGGGACATCGCCGTCATCGCTAGCCATGACGAGCCCTATATCTACTCGCGGTTGCAATGGATACGAAAGAAACTGGCTATTATCATCAAAACTCTTGAAAGCAATGAAGAAAGATGA
- a CDS encoding DUF5030 domain-containing protein → MNNNAKLIAMSLALLSASTVFGQKILRMEDDPLLLNYFGNQWAEYEKKEIDNNLFKVSNHYFRDTVSVEEMKEAFYKYKDVKKDDRPSPYDGFEVFVPSLNRSDKYAVISSPLETRPAKSKKQKKEVKENKNREVLMLRKPRWYMGFVVSADARLRVYDDGKMTSEAPHADYPDFFSYASYNPFIQLDGSHNWAEKINYGTKLMAAFHGLTSTSNSDSGYDSKERVFSVLLYTKDAGTSYTLELLEPQIADPKTRMLFRDLKRFVERIPSKTYAPLFTADKRLMTGRYYRVTANKQGWQIKDYMNITPPEVLEPGTVNNLFIINGQVLDKEPDNFSSSYGWAVYFSKHQQSMRTLKWVYPYQVEEKQTYEEKYGVKVKGTITDCTTVPDTLCDAYIEQHPELKQTYRHVEGVVLDLDGKPLYEAIVHAKGQRSKCTVTDSTGHFSFWLPRTYTMLEAYYEEYGLMGTLKNTDTTITDSSITIQMRK, encoded by the coding sequence ATGAACAACAATGCTAAACTAATCGCCATGTCTCTGGCATTACTCTCTGCATCAACAGTATTCGGTCAGAAGATACTGAGGATGGAGGACGACCCCCTGTTACTCAACTATTTTGGCAATCAATGGGCTGAGTATGAAAAGAAAGAGATAGACAACAATCTCTTCAAGGTCAGCAATCACTATTTCCGCGACACCGTCAGCGTAGAGGAAATGAAAGAGGCCTTCTATAAATATAAGGACGTGAAAAAGGACGATAGGCCATCACCTTACGATGGTTTCGAGGTGTTTGTTCCAAGTCTTAATCGTTCTGACAAATACGCCGTAATTTCTTCACCGCTGGAAACCCGCCCAGCAAAGAGCAAGAAGCAGAAAAAGGAGGTAAAAGAGAATAAAAACCGCGAGGTACTGATGCTGCGTAAGCCACGTTGGTATATGGGCTTTGTTGTTTCTGCCGATGCCCGCCTAAGGGTCTATGATGATGGAAAAATGACAAGCGAGGCTCCTCATGCCGACTATCCCGATTTCTTCTCTTATGCATCATACAATCCTTTCATCCAACTCGACGGTTCGCATAATTGGGCCGAGAAGATTAACTATGGCACTAAACTGATGGCAGCCTTCCACGGACTGACCTCAACAAGCAACAGCGACAGCGGTTACGACAGCAAGGAGAGAGTGTTCTCTGTCTTGTTATACACGAAAGATGCTGGCACGTCCTATACATTGGAACTCCTAGAGCCCCAAATCGCCGACCCCAAGACCAGGATGTTGTTCCGCGACTTGAAGCGATTCGTTGAACGTATACCCAGTAAGACCTACGCTCCCCTTTTCACTGCTGACAAGCGTCTGATGACAGGTCGCTATTATCGAGTGACGGCCAACAAACAGGGATGGCAGATAAAAGACTATATGAACATCACACCCCCCGAGGTACTGGAGCCTGGCACCGTGAACAACCTTTTTATTATCAACGGTCAGGTGCTCGACAAAGAGCCTGACAACTTTAGCAGTTCATATGGTTGGGCCGTTTATTTCAGTAAGCACCAGCAATCCATGCGTACATTGAAATGGGTTTATCCCTACCAAGTAGAGGAGAAACAGACATATGAAGAGAAATATGGTGTGAAAGTCAAAGGCACGATTACCGACTGCACCACTGTGCCCGATACGCTCTGTGATGCTTATATCGAGCAGCATCCTGAGTTGAAGCAGACATATCGCCATGTGGAAGGCGTCGTTCTCGACTTGGACGGCAAACCACTTTACGAAGCCATAGTACATGCGAAAGGTCAACGCTCAAAGTGCACCGTTACCGATTCCACTGGCCATTTCTCGTTCTGGTTGCCTCGCACCTACACCATGCTTGAGGCCTATTATGAGGAATACGGCCTTATGGGAACATTGAAAAACACAGACACCACTATTACCGACTCTTCCATCACCATCCAGATGCGCAAGTAA
- a CDS encoding DUF5030 domain-containing protein, with amino-acid sequence MKRLKLSATLIALLFAQNAFCQQEFPDYEDLWREYKSKIDKNFLSCSWKFNKEVSLEEMKEAFYKNKNAKDKKIHYEDFLVIKPELHPDDIYVRVYPSLKDHPAKQVVEGEEITLSNPKWYMGFIVSPRAYFEVYNNGKRTAYAPYATYSDFFAYAAYKPILRLDGPYDWYNNTRYGARLIGTLHSLGTDEHWWLKEEKQFSVLLYKKKDEEKVQDYQGIHTRLRRVYYSLELLEPGNPDKETQKLFDDLKRFVEELPLGTFAPYFTSDTRVMTGRYYRVTVNKCGWLIEDYL; translated from the coding sequence ATGAAACGATTAAAACTATCAGCAACTTTAATTGCATTGCTGTTTGCGCAAAATGCTTTCTGTCAGCAGGAATTTCCTGATTATGAGGATCTCTGGAGGGAGTACAAGAGCAAGATAGACAAGAATTTCCTGTCTTGCAGTTGGAAGTTTAATAAAGAGGTGAGTCTCGAAGAAATGAAGGAGGCATTCTATAAGAACAAGAACGCAAAAGACAAGAAGATTCATTATGAGGACTTCCTCGTGATAAAGCCGGAACTCCATCCAGACGACATCTACGTGAGAGTATATCCCTCACTGAAGGACCATCCAGCGAAACAGGTTGTCGAAGGTGAGGAAATCACATTAAGTAATCCAAAATGGTATATGGGATTCATCGTGTCGCCAAGGGCTTACTTTGAGGTATATAATAATGGGAAAAGGACAGCTTATGCTCCCTATGCCACATATTCTGATTTCTTTGCGTATGCTGCCTATAAGCCAATCCTTCGTCTTGACGGACCTTACGATTGGTATAACAACACTAGATATGGCGCCCGCCTGATAGGTACATTGCATTCCTTAGGGACAGACGAGCATTGGTGGCTGAAAGAAGAAAAGCAATTTTCCGTATTGCTCTATAAAAAGAAGGACGAGGAGAAAGTGCAAGACTATCAAGGAATCCATACACGCCTCCGTCGCGTGTATTATTCACTGGAGCTTCTTGAACCTGGCAACCCAGACAAAGAGACACAAAAACTGTTTGACGATCTGAAGAGATTTGTTGAAGAACTCCCACTTGGTACCTTCGCACCTTATTTTACCTCAGACACGCGTGTGATGACAGGTCGTTACTATCGTGTGACAGTCAATAAATGCGGTTGGCTGATAGAGGATTATCTATAA
- a CDS encoding energy transducer TonB — MKTMLMSLLICSACCAQHVKLRPSFPGGYKALQEFIEKEKKHPDEALKKREAGAVYVVFTVDTLGNIVRPRVATSVSPSLDREALRIVRKMPKWIPAKEGNKKINMDFTVIIRFYAPPDPDEIIFKLDCGLPKELEAPADINKIYDVVDTYPSFQGDLMTYLYNETRYPAIAEGTGAGGRAIVTFVVERDGSISHIKIARSLASRFAIPIIDSMTAEYRQKAKAHNRALQAMDEEAVRVIKAMPKWNPGKYHDTVVRVSFVLDVPFKPHMNSHNTK, encoded by the coding sequence ATGAAAACGATGTTGATGAGTCTACTGATATGCTCAGCTTGTTGTGCTCAGCATGTCAAGCTAAGGCCATCTTTTCCTGGAGGCTATAAAGCCTTGCAGGAATTCATAGAGAAAGAAAAGAAACACCCCGATGAAGCCTTAAAGAAAAGAGAGGCAGGAGCTGTTTACGTTGTTTTTACCGTCGACACACTTGGTAATATTGTTCGTCCTAGGGTCGCTACCAGTGTCTCACCTTCGTTAGACAGAGAGGCACTACGCATCGTTAGAAAAATGCCCAAATGGATTCCCGCAAAGGAAGGGAATAAAAAGATCAACATGGATTTCACCGTAATCATCAGGTTCTACGCACCACCAGATCCTGATGAGATTATTTTTAAGTTAGATTGCGGCCTTCCTAAGGAGCTAGAGGCGCCCGCTGACATCAATAAAATCTACGATGTTGTTGACACTTATCCGTCTTTCCAGGGTGACCTGATGACATATTTATATAATGAAACGCGTTATCCCGCCATTGCAGAAGGAACGGGTGCAGGAGGACGTGCTATCGTGACTTTTGTCGTGGAGAGAGACGGCTCTATCAGCCACATCAAGATAGCCAGATCATTGGCCTCCAGATTCGCCATTCCCATCATAGACAGCATGACTGCCGAATACCGCCAGAAGGCAAAGGCTCACAATAGAGCACTTCAGGCCATGGACGAGGAAGCTGTTCGCGTGATCAAAGCCATGCCAAAATGGAATCCTGGCAAATACCATGATACAGTTGTTCGTGTATCGTTTGTGCTCGACGTACCCTTTAAGCCCCACATGAATTCACATAACACCAAATAA
- a CDS encoding LPXTG cell wall anchor domain-containing protein → MHRLLTIIGIFLCLVLQGCKDQQNQEESLMTNDTLAIGLCDYFDGRGTPNERMLAHYILARTYVDMNEIPQALEELQKAAACADTTAADCDRRLLTRVKRQVGMLQEQSSDSTHLYLFLIGGFVILSAGGVLLLRRKKAEKVEVSLPQEVMPEETSVDEKMMETEAYLRFKDLSKHPQKSITKEDWVSLEAMVDEYLPDFRKKVDPGRNMKDADYRICMLIRLHFSPSEIAVFLDITLQNLYSRRKQLLSNVFHVIGKPQEFDQLLQEL, encoded by the coding sequence GTGCACAGATTACTCACCATAATCGGTATATTCCTTTGTCTTGTCCTACAGGGCTGCAAAGACCAACAGAATCAGGAAGAGAGTCTGATGACCAATGACACGTTGGCCATCGGTCTTTGTGATTATTTCGATGGACGTGGTACGCCCAACGAACGCATGCTGGCTCACTATATTTTGGCTCGTACATATGTCGATATGAACGAGATACCGCAGGCTTTGGAAGAGCTTCAAAAGGCAGCAGCCTGTGCCGACACCACTGCTGCCGATTGTGATAGACGTCTGCTAACTAGAGTAAAACGTCAAGTTGGTATGCTACAAGAACAGTCTTCTGACTCAACACATCTTTATCTTTTTCTGATTGGTGGATTCGTCATCTTGAGCGCTGGTGGCGTGTTGTTGCTGAGGAGGAAAAAGGCTGAAAAGGTTGAAGTAAGCTTGCCACAAGAAGTCATGCCAGAGGAGACGTCTGTCGATGAAAAGATGATGGAGACTGAAGCTTATCTCCGTTTCAAGGATTTGAGTAAACACCCTCAGAAAAGTATCACGAAGGAGGACTGGGTTTCTCTTGAGGCGATGGTTGACGAGTATTTGCCTGACTTCAGAAAGAAGGTTGACCCAGGTCGCAATATGAAGGATGCCGATTATCGCATCTGTATGCTCATTCGCTTGCACTTCTCGCCTTCAGAGATTGCTGTGTTCCTGGACATCACGCTGCAGAATTTGTATTCGCGTCGCAAGCAATTATTAAGCAATGTGTTTCATGTTATAGGTAAGCCTCAGGAGTTTGATCAACTGCTACAGGAGTTGTAA
- a CDS encoding energy transducer TonB translates to MKHQNLFVLTMMLLMCLPSANAQNTPTKNSAQDSVSAKIWDCDYGEIMPQFPGGDGALLDYIKKNLRYPIEAKKKGVQGRVIVRFCIETDGSISDVKVVKPVDSLLNNEAVRIVKSMPKWKPGGMMSKGKTELKRIKYTIPINFKLDNHKSDSIRYVIDPKKNSR, encoded by the coding sequence ATGAAACATCAAAATCTATTCGTACTTACAATGATGTTGCTGATGTGCTTGCCGTCAGCAAATGCCCAGAACACGCCTACAAAGAATAGTGCTCAAGACTCTGTGAGTGCTAAGATATGGGATTGTGACTATGGTGAGATTATGCCCCAGTTCCCTGGTGGAGATGGAGCTTTGCTGGACTATATTAAGAAGAATCTGAGATATCCCATAGAAGCAAAGAAGAAAGGTGTACAAGGTCGAGTAATCGTGCGCTTCTGCATAGAGACAGATGGCAGTATCTCTGATGTCAAGGTGGTGAAACCCGTTGACTCCTTACTGAATAATGAGGCTGTTCGCATCGTCAAGTCTATGCCAAAGTGGAAGCCTGGTGGGATGATGAGTAAAGGCAAAACGGAGCTGAAGAGAATCAAATACACGATTCCCATAAATTTTAAACTGGATAATCATAAATCGGATTCTATTCGATATGTGATTGACCCTAAAAAGAATAGCCGCTGA